The nucleotide window GCGGTTTCAGCATTACGTCCGCCGACTGCTGGCCGATCCCGACCCCGCGCACTTCGAGGTCGCGGTCCGCGATCCGATGGATCGGTCCGCGGTGGCCGAGGCCTTCGAACGACGCGGGACGACACCGGTCGCGCTCCAGGCGCCCCGCCCCGACGTCGTCGAAGACACACTCTACCCCCAACTGGAGAAATCCCGGACGAATCTGGCCGACGAACTCGATCGTCGCGGGTTCGAACTCGTCCGCTCGATGGCCGTCGCCGACGCCGACGTGATCGCACTCATCTTCGAGGTGGCCGTCGAGAAGCGGCCCGCGGTCGAGCGCCACGTCGGCCCGCCGGTCGCGGTGCGTGAACACGCCGAGCGGTTCGTCGCGGCCTATCGCGATCGAGACGTGACGGGGCCGTTTCTCGACGGCGATCGCTACGTCGTGGAGCGCGAGCGAGAGTATCGCACCGCCGCAGCACTGCTGGACAGTGACGCGATCGCGGACGTGGGCCTCGGAAGTGACGTCGCGGCTGCGCTCTCGGATCGGTCAGTCCTGGTCGGGCCCGACCCCGTCGCCGGACTGGCCGATCGGTTCGGCGCGGAGCTCGCGGCCTACCTCGACCCGAGACCCTGACACAGCGAATCAGACACTCAACTCGGTCCCTGAACGAAGCCGACATCGCGGAGTCGATCGACGACCTGACGGGAGTGAGGGTCGGCCTCGGCGTCGATCGGGTCGGGCACATCCCCGTTACAGGCGGCGTTGATCGCGTCGACGCTGTCCGAGAGCGTCTCCAGGCCGTAGCCACCTTCGAGGACGAATCCGAGCCCGGCGTCGATCCGGCCGGCAAGATCAAGCAGGCGCGCCGCCATCCGGCCGTACCCCTCCGTCGAGACGGTCATCCGCGAGATGGGGTCGCGTCGGTGGGCGTCGAAACCCGCGCTGACGAGCACGAGATCGGGATCGAACGCCGCGATCGTCGGTTCGATCGCCGTGTCGAGCACGTGTTCGTACTCGGGGTCGCCACTGCCGGGCCGGAAGGGGACGTTCAGCGTGCGCCCGACGCCCGGGCCCGTGCCGGTCTCCGAGAGCGCGCCCGTGCCGGGGAACAGGCCCTCCTCGTGGATCGAGACGTAGAGGACGTCACCGCGGTCGTAGAAGATATCCTGGGTGCCGTTGCCGTGGTGGACGTCCCAGTCGACGATGGCGATCCGATCGGCCCGGCCCCGTCGGAGCAGCGTCTCGGCAGCGATCGCGACGTTGTTGAGAAAGCAAAACCCCATTGCGTCGTCGGTGACGGCGTGATGGCCCGGCGGCCGACCGATCGCGAAGGGTGTCGCCGGACGGTCTGGGTGGCCGAGTGCTGCGCGAGCGGCCCAGAGCGCGATGCCCGCGCTCGCGAGCGCGGCCTCGTAAGTCGCTTCGACGGCGATCGTGTCGGCGTCCCAACTGCCACCGCCGCTGGCACAGAAGTCCTCGAAGCTCGCGATGTAGCCCGGATCGTGGACGGCGGTGATCTCCGAGAGCGTCGCCGTCTCGGGGGTGGCGTACTCGACGGCCTCGGCGTCCGCGAGCGTCCGTCGGATCGCACGGATCCGGTCGGGGCTCTCGGGGTGGCGCTGACCGGTGTCGTGATCCAGACAGACCTCGCGGTGGCCAACGTTCATTCGAAGTATGCTT belongs to Halococcoides cellulosivorans and includes:
- a CDS encoding histone deacetylase family protein, with the protein product MNVGHREVCLDHDTGQRHPESPDRIRAIRRTLADAEAVEYATPETATLSEITAVHDPGYIASFEDFCASGGGSWDADTIAVEATYEAALASAGIALWAARAALGHPDRPATPFAIGRPPGHHAVTDDAMGFCFLNNVAIAAETLLRRGRADRIAIVDWDVHHGNGTQDIFYDRGDVLYVSIHEEGLFPGTGALSETGTGPGVGRTLNVPFRPGSGDPEYEHVLDTAIEPTIAAFDPDLVLVSAGFDAHRRDPISRMTVSTEGYGRMAARLLDLAGRIDAGLGFVLEGGYGLETLSDSVDAINAACNGDVPDPIDAEADPHSRQVVDRLRDVGFVQGPS